A genome region from Carassius gibelio isolate Cgi1373 ecotype wild population from Czech Republic chromosome A23, carGib1.2-hapl.c, whole genome shotgun sequence includes the following:
- the LOC127944483 gene encoding kelch-like protein 21, whose translation MEKPVLQTQPSMLPFFDAAHAVNLLRGIHELRAERKFFDVTLCAEGKEFHCHRTVLAAASTYFRAMFAGTLRESVMDRVVLHEVSAELLGLLVDFCYTGRVTVTHDNVDLLLKTADLFQFPSVKEACCAFLEQRLDVSNCLEIQDFAEAYACRELAASARRFVLKNIVQLAKSMDFERLSWKRLLEFVSDDGLCVDKEETTYQIAVRWVKADLHHRLHYWPELLQQVRLPFVRRFYLLAHVESDPLVYLSPACLRLVSEARSFQSYEYDRHDRPSHRMRPRPSTGLAEILVVVGGCDQDCDELVTVDCYNPQTGQWRYLAEFPDHLGGGYSIAALGNDIYVTGGSDGSRLYDCVWRYNSSVNEWTEVSPMLKAREYHSSCVLKGQLYVVASDSTERYDHTLDCWEALPPMPHSMDNCSTTACRGRLYAIGSLTGEDTMAIQCYDVVSNRWSLVNCGELPPWSFAPKTVTLNGLIYFVRDDSAEVDVYNPQKNEWDKICPMTQVHVGGSVAALGGRLYVSGGYDSTFELSDVVEVYDPSTRSWSPAGRLSQPTFWHGSVSIFRQFMPLVPSTFEPIDIPEPNDIHLHRHHRNQAFHNHNNVNQNHNQDLNEVH comes from the exons ATGGAGAAACCAGTTTTACAAACCCAGCCCTCCATGCTGCCTTTCTTCGACGCGGCCCACGCTGTCAACTTACTTCGTGGCATCCACGAGCTCCGCGCCGAGCGCAAGTTCTTTGATGTCACGTTGTGTGCTGAAGGCAAAGAGTTCCACTGCCATAGAACTGTTCTAGCAGCTGCCAGCACCTACTTCCGTGCCATGTTTGCCGGTACGCTACGAGAGAGTGTAATGGACCGTGTGGTGCTACACGAAGTATCGGCTGAACTGTTGGGCCTCCTGGTGGACTTTTGCTACACAGGTCGCGTGACCGTCACGCACGACAACGTGGACCTGCTGCTCAAGACAGCGGACCTCTTCCAGTTCCCATCCGTCAAGGAAGCATGCTGCGCATTCCTGGAGCAGAGACTTGATGTTTCCAACTGCTTGGAAATCCAGGACTTCGCAGAGGCTTATGCCTGTCGTGAGCTAGCGGCTAGTGCTCGCCGTTTTGTGCTAAAGAACATTGTGCAGCTGGCAAAGAGCATGGACTTTGAACGGTTGTCGTGGAAGCGGCTGCTTGAGTTTGTGTCTGATGACGGACTGTGTGTGGATAAGGAAGAAACGACATACCAGATTGCCGTGCGCTGGGTTAAAGCTGACTTGCATCACCGATTGCATTACTGGCCTGAGTTGTTGCAGCAAGTACGGCTGCCGTTTGTTCGCCGTTTCTACCTTCTGGCCCATGTGGAGAGCGATCCACTGGTCTACTTGTCGCCAGCCTGTTTACGGTTAGTCAGTGAGGCACGCAGCTTTCAGTCTTACGAATATGACCGACATGACCGACCCAGCCATCGAATGCGCCCACGTCCATCCACCGGCCTGGCCGAAATTCTGGTGGTGGTGGGAGGATGTGATCAAGACTGTGATGAGCTTGTTACTGTGGATTGCTACAACCCACAGACCGGACAGTGGAGATATTTAGCAGAATTCCCAGACCACCTTGGAGGTGGCTACAGCATAGCCGCCCTGGGCAATGACATTTACGTGACAG GTGGCTCAGATGGATCACGTCTCTATGATTGCGTTTGGCGATACAACTCCAGTGTGAATGAGTGGACGGAGGTCTCCCCCATGCTGAAAGCCAGAGAGTACCACAGCTCCTGCGTCCTGAAGGGTCAGCTGTATGTGGTAGCCTCTGATAGCACAGAGCGCTATGATCATACTCTAGACTGCTGGGAGGCACTTCCGCCCATGCCACATTCCATGGATAACTGTTCTACTACGGCATGCAGGGGACGGCTCTATGCCATTGGCTCCTTAACTGGAGAGGACACGATGGCAATTCAGTGTTACGATGTTGTAAGCAACCGCTGGTCACTAGTCAACTGTGGAGAACTGCCTCCATGGTCCTTTGCCCCCAAAACAGTCACTCTTAATGGGTTGATTTACTTTGTAAG GGATGATTCAGCAGAAGTAGATGTCTACAATCCACAGAAAAACGAATGGGATAAGATTTGTCCCATGACACAA GTTCATGTTGGAGGCAGTGTAGCAGCTCTGGGTGGTCGACTCTATGTGTCCGGTGGCTATGACAGCACTTTTGAGCTATCTGATGTGGTGGAGGTCTACGACCCCTCTACTCGATCTTGGTCCCCAGCTGGCCGGCTCTCCCAGCCCACCTTCTGGCATGGAAGTGTCAGCATATTCCGACAGTTTATGCCTCTTGTTCCAAGCACCTTCGAACCCATCGACATACCTGAGCCCAATGACATCCACCTCCACAGACACCACCGCAATCAGGCATTTCACAACCACAACAACGTCAATCAGAACCACAACCAAGATCTCAATGAAGTGCATTGA